From one Tetragenococcus osmophilus genomic stretch:
- a CDS encoding ABC transporter ATP-binding protein, which translates to MAQLATKHLSCGYEKKNVLNNLTLEIPENKITSLIGPNGSGKTTLLKTLARMLSPKSGSVQLNGKDIYHLNTKYVAQKIAVLAQKNNQVEGLNVEEIVSYGRFPYQKGFASLQKEDYKWVQWALEVTGLLDLKQRNLHSLSGGQQQRVWLAMALAQDTEILLLDEPISFLDPAHQLEILYLLEEINRQGKTILMTIHDLNHAAQFSDYILGIKQSEPLLMGTPEEVFTPKHLFELFDIQPEVIFSEKNHKPVIISYDLARN; encoded by the coding sequence ATGGCACAATTAGCGACAAAGCATCTTTCGTGCGGGTATGAAAAAAAGAATGTTTTAAATAACTTAACGCTTGAAATTCCTGAGAATAAAATCACAAGTTTGATCGGTCCAAACGGTAGCGGAAAAACAACGTTACTAAAGACTTTAGCACGAATGTTATCACCTAAAAGTGGAAGCGTTCAATTAAATGGTAAAGATATTTATCACTTAAATACAAAATATGTAGCGCAAAAAATCGCTGTTTTAGCGCAAAAAAATAATCAAGTGGAAGGGTTAAATGTCGAAGAAATTGTTAGCTATGGACGCTTCCCATATCAAAAGGGATTTGCTAGCTTACAAAAGGAAGATTATAAATGGGTTCAGTGGGCTTTGGAAGTTACTGGATTGCTAGATTTAAAACAACGAAACCTGCACTCTTTATCGGGTGGACAGCAGCAACGTGTATGGCTTGCCATGGCGTTGGCACAAGATACTGAAATTTTACTTTTAGATGAACCTATTTCTTTTTTAGATCCAGCTCATCAATTAGAAATTCTTTATCTATTAGAAGAAATTAACCGACAAGGAAAAACGATTTTAATGACAATTCATGATCTAAATCATGCGGCTCAATTTTCTGACTATATTTTGGGAATAAAACAAAGTGAACCTTTATTAATGGGAACACCTGAAGAAGTATTTACTCCTAAACATCTTTTTGAATTATTCGATATTCAGCCAGAAGTTATCTTTTCGGAAAAAAACCATAAGCCCGTCATTATTTCTTATGATTTAGCGAGGAATTGA
- a CDS encoding ABC transporter substrate-binding protein: protein MTNKFLTGALGCLSLVVLSACESSNSEELTTNTRTLSDAQNHSVAVPENPQRIIAPYLEDYLIALDEKPVAQWTVGEGEVQDYLQEELEETPLINFDLPYEDVLNYEPDLLLIESNAMVEDGKYEEYEKIAPTYVVENGVDVSWEERLEDIGQVFDKQEQAQSVEKEYQNTVEKTKEELQEDIAQKSAAVIWVTNNSVFMVSEDRSSGRLLYEDLGFEVPNLTQEISEDATADWSQVSLESLTDLDADYLFLVNSDEAADMFDDPLWENIPAVKNEQLFELGPESSWLYNGPIAYAQMLEDIKEAIQ, encoded by the coding sequence ATGACAAATAAATTCCTAACGGGCGCACTCGGATGTCTAAGCCTTGTTGTTTTAAGCGCTTGTGAAAGTTCGAACTCAGAAGAGCTAACGACAAATACCCGCACACTGTCCGACGCACAAAATCATAGTGTAGCTGTCCCTGAAAACCCACAAAGAATCATTGCTCCTTACTTAGAAGATTATTTAATAGCTCTAGATGAAAAACCTGTAGCACAATGGACAGTAGGAGAAGGCGAAGTGCAAGATTATTTGCAAGAAGAGCTAGAAGAAACGCCACTAATTAATTTTGACTTGCCTTATGAAGATGTTTTAAATTATGAGCCTGACTTATTACTTATTGAATCTAACGCTATGGTTGAAGATGGCAAATATGAAGAATATGAAAAAATCGCCCCCACTTATGTCGTTGAAAATGGGGTAGATGTTTCTTGGGAAGAAAGACTTGAAGACATCGGGCAAGTATTTGATAAACAAGAACAAGCACAAAGTGTTGAAAAAGAGTACCAAAATACCGTTGAAAAAACAAAAGAAGAATTACAAGAGGACATTGCTCAAAAATCAGCAGCGGTGATTTGGGTAACCAATAATTCTGTCTTCATGGTCTCTGAAGATCGCTCGAGTGGACGTTTATTATATGAGGATTTGGGTTTTGAAGTTCCCAATTTAACTCAAGAAATTTCAGAAGATGCCACAGCAGATTGGTCGCAAGTCTCATTAGAAAGCCTCACCGACTTAGACGCCGACTATCTTTTTTTAGTGAATAGTGATGAAGCAGCCGATATGTTTGATGATCCCTTATGGGAAAATATCCCTGCTGTAAAAAATGAACAATTGTTTGAACTTGGCCCAGAAAGTAGCTGGTTATACAATGGACCGATTGCTTATGCCCAAATGCTCGAAGATATCAAAGAAGCAATACAATAG
- a CDS encoding ribulose-phosphate 3-epimerase translates to MEKIAASIMCADMLNVQTELERLEKTDCDLLHLDVMDGVFVDNLALGPEWMASVKKQTSLPFDIHLATEMPEKYVEMFRFLKPETISFHIEAAANPILLIHRLKNYGIKPSLALNPATPIEDILPYLAEVDQILLMTVPTGFAGQAFRKETLEKLCELKNILAQRNLHPLIEVDGNINTQTISWMKEVMPDIFVLGTSALFQGGDANSYQERIRTVRQAVNAYKSDF, encoded by the coding sequence TTGGAAAAGATCGCTGCTTCTATTATGTGTGCAGATATGTTAAATGTACAAACGGAGTTAGAACGTTTGGAAAAAACAGACTGTGACTTACTACATTTAGATGTGATGGATGGCGTATTTGTTGACAATTTAGCTTTAGGTCCCGAATGGATGGCAAGTGTAAAAAAGCAAACGTCTTTGCCGTTTGATATTCATTTAGCGACTGAAATGCCGGAAAAATACGTGGAAATGTTTCGCTTTTTAAAACCAGAAACGATTTCCTTTCATATTGAAGCTGCTGCTAACCCAATTCTTTTAATCCATCGTTTGAAAAATTATGGGATTAAACCTTCACTGGCGTTAAATCCAGCAACGCCAATAGAAGATATTTTGCCTTATCTTGCCGAAGTGGATCAGATTTTACTCATGACTGTTCCTACTGGATTTGCTGGACAGGCTTTTCGTAAAGAAACGTTGGAAAAATTGTGTGAATTAAAAAATATTTTAGCTCAAAGAAACTTGCATCCGTTAATTGAAGTAGACGGCAATATTAATACACAAACCATTTCTTGGATGAAAGAAGTTATGCCGGATATCTTTGTGCTGGGCACATCGGCCTTATTTCAAGGCGGGGATGCTAATAGTTATCAGGAGCGTATTCGAACAGTTCGACAAGCGGTTAACGCTTATAAATCAGATTTTTAA
- a CDS encoding ROK family protein, producing MHYYVGVDIGGSSIKIGLLDESGVIQDKESFSTPKDKTTILDDIAQTIGNYQQKYEIEAVGLSVPGIVEENGYLTTAGAIKALYGINIKEEIGKRTDLFVHVENDANAASIAEKWGGVAQDVANYISLVIGTGIGGCLVVNNEIYRGAHARSGEFGWMLLDDNQDDLNLSTMNLQAATVGGLLRIYNLKSGEKINDARVIYKRAEDGEYLAQTVLAKFHRKLAQGILNVAVSFDPELVVVGGGISANKTFLNDLQLAYQQLQEEHSALVDMGFPKIVPAQFGNDAGIIGAVYSLKITLAKKANN from the coding sequence TTGCATTATTATGTAGGCGTTGATATTGGTGGTAGTTCAATTAAGATAGGATTGTTGGATGAATCAGGTGTTATCCAAGACAAAGAAAGTTTTTCTACGCCTAAAGATAAAACAACGATTTTAGATGATATTGCGCAAACTATTGGTAATTATCAACAAAAGTATGAGATAGAAGCTGTCGGTCTTTCTGTACCTGGCATAGTAGAAGAAAATGGTTATTTGACGACAGCTGGCGCTATTAAGGCCCTTTATGGCATTAATATTAAAGAAGAGATTGGGAAACGAACGGATTTGTTCGTTCATGTGGAAAATGACGCCAATGCAGCTTCGATTGCGGAAAAATGGGGCGGAGTGGCTCAGGACGTTGCCAATTATATTAGTTTAGTTATCGGAACAGGGATTGGTGGGTGCTTAGTTGTAAATAATGAAATTTATCGGGGCGCACATGCTCGTTCTGGTGAATTCGGCTGGATGCTTTTAGATGATAATCAAGATGATTTGAATTTGAGTACGATGAATCTTCAAGCAGCTACAGTCGGCGGTTTATTAAGGATTTATAATTTAAAATCAGGAGAAAAGATAAACGATGCGCGTGTCATTTATAAGCGAGCAGAAGATGGAGAATACTTAGCTCAAACCGTATTAGCAAAATTCCATCGAAAGTTAGCACAGGGAATTTTAAATGTTGCTGTTTCTTTTGACCCTGAACTTGTCGTTGTTGGGGGCGGGATTAGTGCGAATAAAACATTTTTAAATGATTTACAACTAGCTTACCAACAATTACAAGAAGAGCACAGCGCACTTGTCGACATGGGTTTTCCGAAAATTGTTCCTGCTCAATTTGGTAATGACGCAGGGATCATTGGTGCTGTTTATAGTTTGAAAATAACTTTAGCTAAAAAAGCAAATAACTAG
- a CDS encoding uracil-xanthine permease family protein: protein MNQNDQLPEVDEKLPLRQNLLLGLQHTVIAVLAAIPVPLLIATNVGLSPEQTRFFINAVIFGAGLSSLLMALNIVPKTSPKIPMVMGANFAVVPIASTTLNDAPNIETGFQIVAGSTMIVAILCFLAAPFWIKLQRFFPPVVVGTNLIVLGVSLLPNTFHWLMGDNAYELTESIDHETLLMALAIFVFHVIISKYFKGLLGNLTILISLIFGTLLALSLGMVDFSPVQEAPWFGLNLPFHYGLPKFDLTATFSFLIAIILGMVEISGTAMGIHNIVDKEMSKNQFRRVLQSLGITTFISGLFNGVQPTAFVQNVGILDLSKIKSRFAIATAGFMLVFIGFIPKFSALISAIPDPVLGGLGFAIFGIIIGSGINILKQVNFEGNQNMLIIGLSVGVCMLPSVYPNFYANFPAIVQNIFGSGILAGSLTAIILNLFFNFKEIKNGAN from the coding sequence GTGAATCAAAATGATCAGTTACCAGAAGTCGACGAGAAACTTCCCTTAAGACAAAACTTGCTTTTAGGCTTACAGCATACGGTGATTGCTGTTTTAGCCGCTATCCCTGTCCCTTTATTAATAGCTACCAATGTCGGTTTATCTCCAGAACAAACCCGTTTTTTTATTAATGCGGTCATTTTTGGCGCTGGCCTTTCTAGTTTATTAATGGCCTTAAATATTGTTCCTAAAACTAGCCCCAAAATTCCGATGGTTATGGGTGCAAATTTTGCTGTAGTGCCTATTGCAAGTACGACATTAAATGACGCTCCTAACATTGAAACAGGATTTCAAATCGTTGCTGGCTCGACAATGATTGTTGCTATTCTTTGTTTTTTAGCTGCTCCTTTTTGGATTAAACTACAGCGTTTCTTTCCACCTGTTGTTGTCGGCACAAATTTAATTGTCCTTGGTGTTTCTTTATTACCAAATACCTTTCATTGGTTAATGGGGGATAATGCTTATGAACTAACGGAAAGTATTGATCATGAAACATTATTAATGGCCCTAGCAATATTTGTTTTTCATGTCATTATCAGTAAGTATTTTAAAGGCTTATTAGGAAACTTAACCATTCTCATTTCTCTTATTTTTGGTACGTTATTAGCGTTATCTCTAGGTATGGTTGATTTTTCCCCAGTACAAGAAGCTCCTTGGTTTGGCTTAAATTTACCTTTTCATTATGGGCTTCCTAAATTTGATTTAACAGCTACATTCTCCTTTTTAATTGCCATTATTTTAGGAATGGTTGAAATTTCCGGTACAGCGATGGGGATTCATAATATTGTAGATAAAGAGATGTCAAAAAACCAATTTCGGCGCGTCTTACAATCTTTGGGAATTACTACATTTATATCGGGTTTATTTAACGGCGTACAACCAACAGCCTTTGTGCAAAACGTCGGTATATTAGACCTGTCCAAAATAAAAAGTCGGTTTGCTATTGCGACTGCTGGTTTTATGCTTGTCTTCATCGGTTTTATTCCAAAATTTTCTGCTTTAATTTCGGCTATCCCAGATCCAGTATTAGGCGGATTAGGCTTTGCTATTTTCGGTATTATTATTGGCAGTGGGATTAATATTTTGAAACAAGTAAATTTTGAAGGAAACCAAAATATGTTGATTATCGGATTGAGCGTGGGTGTTTGTATGTTGCCTTCTGTTTATCCAAACTTCTACGCTAACTTTCCTGCCATTGTGCAAAATATTTTTGGCAGTGGTATTTTAGCAGGTTCTTTAACAGCCATTATATTGAACCTATTTTTCAATTTTAAAGAAATAAAAAATGGTGCAAATTAA
- a CDS encoding HAD family hydrolase — MMNTFIFDMDGVLVDSEYTYFKSKTDILHEAGHDVPVSYQYQFMGTTSEFMWQKMKDEFNLPKTVKEYGKEMNRRRDEIIQKDGIRPIANVKDLVKRLYQAGFTLGVASASRKKEIIRNLEELGLDAYFTQAVSAEEVAHSKPEPDVFLHTAQLLGSTPEECIVIEDTKNGTRAAKAANMYCIGFANPDYPQQDLSCADEVITDFREIDENRLNEKSK; from the coding sequence ATCATGAATACTTTTATATTTGATATGGACGGCGTGCTTGTCGATTCTGAGTATACTTATTTCAAGTCAAAAACAGATATCCTTCATGAAGCAGGACATGATGTTCCTGTCAGTTATCAGTACCAATTTATGGGGACAACCTCTGAATTTATGTGGCAGAAAATGAAAGATGAATTTAACTTACCAAAAACTGTGAAAGAGTATGGCAAAGAAATGAATCGACGTCGTGATGAAATTATTCAAAAAGATGGCATACGGCCGATTGCTAACGTAAAGGATTTGGTCAAACGCTTGTACCAAGCTGGTTTTACATTAGGCGTAGCCTCTGCTTCACGTAAAAAAGAGATTATTCGTAATCTAGAAGAGCTTGGTTTAGATGCTTATTTTACTCAAGCTGTAAGTGCTGAAGAAGTGGCTCATTCTAAACCTGAACCTGATGTTTTTCTACACACAGCTCAATTACTTGGTTCTACGCCAGAAGAATGCATTGTTATCGAAGATACCAAAAATGGTACCCGTGCAGCAAAAGCAGCAAATATGTATTGCATCGGTTTTGCTAATCCAGATTACCCCCAACAGGATTTGTCTTGTGCTGATGAGGTTATAACAGATTTCCGGGAAATTGATGAGAACCGATTAAATGAGAAAAGTAAATAA
- the gnd gene encoding phosphogluconate dehydrogenase (NAD(+)-dependent, decarboxylating) codes for MLDIRIIGLGKMGLNLAYNLLDHGYKVSGFDQNSGIKNEFEENGGQFYSSFEALMEDKEQSSVIWLMLPAGEITNNQVSSCVQAMNQGDILVDGGNSKFTDSQKNGEKAKEQGVYFFDVGTSGGTSGAREGACMMIGGDAEKFEEIRPLFEALCVKDGYFYCGPVGSGHYLKMIHNGIEYGMMQAIGEGFNLIHHGEYDYDLAGVAKVFNNGSVIRSWLMGLTEDLLQEDPDLKDIEGVIPSSGEGKWTAEEMLRQELSAPVITQALLARYASVDEEKYGEKVVASLRNQFGGHEVSKK; via the coding sequence GTGTTGGATATTCGTATTATTGGTTTAGGAAAAATGGGATTAAATTTGGCATATAACTTGTTAGATCATGGTTATAAAGTTTCTGGTTTTGATCAAAATAGTGGAATAAAAAACGAATTTGAAGAAAATGGTGGACAATTTTATTCAAGTTTTGAAGCGCTAATGGAAGATAAAGAACAATCTTCAGTTATTTGGCTCATGCTACCAGCAGGTGAAATTACTAATAACCAAGTTTCTTCCTGTGTTCAGGCAATGAACCAAGGTGATATTTTAGTTGATGGCGGAAATTCTAAATTTACTGATAGCCAAAAAAATGGTGAGAAAGCCAAAGAACAAGGCGTTTATTTCTTTGATGTAGGTACTTCTGGCGGTACTTCTGGCGCACGAGAAGGTGCTTGTATGATGATCGGCGGAGATGCAGAAAAGTTTGAAGAGATTCGTCCCTTATTTGAAGCTCTTTGTGTAAAAGATGGCTATTTTTATTGTGGACCAGTCGGTAGTGGACATTATTTAAAAATGATCCATAATGGTATTGAATATGGTATGATGCAAGCTATTGGTGAAGGATTTAATCTCATTCATCATGGAGAGTATGACTATGATTTGGCTGGCGTTGCAAAAGTCTTTAATAATGGCTCTGTGATCCGCAGTTGGCTGATGGGTCTGACTGAAGATTTATTACAAGAAGATCCCGACCTTAAAGATATCGAAGGCGTGATTCCATCTTCAGGCGAAGGGAAATGGACTGCTGAAGAAATGTTACGGCAAGAGTTATCCGCTCCTGTAATTACACAAGCTTTATTAGCTAGATACGCTAGTGTTGATGAAGAAAAATATGGCGAAAAAGTCGTTGCTTCTTTACGTAACCAATTCGGCGGACATGAGGTTTCGAAGAAGTAA
- a CDS encoding HAD family hydrolase — translation MYNSVIFDMDGVLIDSERFYFDRRMKYFDSIQMEPASRDIKDYVGSTEEDTWQKLVQDEQLRKELRREYVLFRQENPIDLQQTLRTEAPRVIQELKKRGKKIAIASSSKRKDIEQMVEQCGLGFFIDFLISGEELQESKPHPEIYQISAKKLGGIAMAVEDSFVGIASAKAAGLYTVALKQDYDIDQSKADCQIPSLSELLTIV, via the coding sequence ATGTATAACAGCGTTATTTTTGATATGGATGGCGTATTAATCGATAGTGAACGATTTTATTTTGATCGTCGCATGAAGTATTTTGATTCGATCCAAATGGAGCCAGCTTCTAGAGATATAAAAGATTATGTAGGCTCAACAGAAGAAGATACTTGGCAAAAATTAGTTCAAGATGAACAATTACGAAAAGAGCTAAGAAGAGAATATGTGCTATTTCGGCAAGAAAATCCAATTGATTTGCAACAAACACTAAGGACAGAAGCCCCACGAGTAATACAAGAATTAAAAAAAAGGGGGAAAAAGATTGCTATTGCTTCTTCTTCAAAAAGAAAAGATATTGAGCAAATGGTAGAGCAATGTGGTCTAGGGTTTTTTATAGATTTTTTGATTAGTGGGGAAGAACTACAAGAGAGCAAGCCTCATCCCGAGATTTATCAAATTAGTGCCAAGAAACTTGGAGGCATAGCGATGGCTGTAGAAGATTCATTCGTCGGTATTGCCTCGGCAAAAGCTGCTGGACTTTATACTGTCGCGTTGAAACAAGACTATGACATCGATCAAAGTAAAGCCGACTGTCAAATACCTTCACTGTCAGAACTGTTGACTATTGTATAA
- a CDS encoding sigma 54-interacting transcriptional regulator: MRETIENYLYDLTKKYSQADKTKFSASSISEQVGLNRSTVSSYLNEAFRQQTLLKIKTYPVSFLHKKAFTETFFETQYLEYNSFEELFAEAPSRTKEKDPLETVIGAFGSLKEKINQIKTAAMYPNGGLPVMLLGASGSGKTFLAEKIYEYMVEKQIIDFSAPYVAHNCAQYFNNPELLSSVLFGYAKGAFTGADTNKEGLLDAADGGVLFLDEVHRLSEEGQEKLFTFMDTGEYSPIGNDSIKKKANIHLIFATTENIESTFLPTFLRRLPVVVSLPNFYERPQPERLQLIDQFFIQESNILQKELSVSSKVIHFLIDADLEGNVGKVKNLIKFACGNAYAKQDDNQKINIKLLDIPVENLLQPYPTVKMDSQYNINERVYLPNTEIQPNLETSERKKLKTFFTRLLEDYKKIESGSLSPTQFISFATENVILLMDEFIFFTPEDRETSFFSFITYNIRSAFQFMNENYGFDQDGNKTLSIANYLYVKESQDFLFDNADWANLKNSLLQFLEEQMKDEVWLARRFLNSLSLHMDNEVLDEDIVFIAFYLHSMNLALTNSNNIKAIVLAHGYSTASSMANVANRMLQKNIFQAYDMPLGITVNEVEKKVLQYIENYQVERGLIVLIDMGSLNIITEKLMTKIQSPLLVIDSFNTPLLLEVGNLINNSQTIFEISEQINDFLPIRKQLATPKTDKKKAVITCCYTGMGSAVQIKEILQKSLGETEETVTVLPYDYQKLKENKRRELPFQMYNVLAIVGTENPEIDNVPYFGLDKLVNGELIDDFVQIMVQKFAIDGEALKQELIFNFSLKKMVENLTILDADRVLNLVSASIGEMQRVLEITFDANKKYLLFLHISCMIERILRKEEVDKQEDIQSYIKSNRLAMEKIHRCLQNIEEKYTIKISDLELRLINDIIFN, encoded by the coding sequence ATGAGAGAAACTATTGAAAATTATCTATATGATTTAACAAAGAAGTACAGCCAAGCAGATAAGACAAAATTTTCAGCAAGTTCGATTTCCGAACAAGTTGGTTTGAATCGTAGTACAGTAAGTAGCTATTTAAATGAAGCATTTCGTCAACAAACCTTATTAAAAATTAAGACTTACCCTGTTTCATTTCTACATAAAAAAGCTTTTACAGAGACATTTTTTGAAACACAATATTTAGAATATAATTCTTTTGAAGAGTTATTTGCAGAAGCGCCTTCAAGAACTAAAGAAAAGGACCCGCTAGAAACTGTTATTGGCGCTTTTGGAAGTTTAAAGGAAAAAATAAACCAGATAAAAACAGCTGCAATGTATCCTAATGGTGGCTTGCCGGTTATGCTTTTAGGAGCTAGTGGTTCGGGGAAAACATTTTTAGCAGAAAAAATTTATGAATATATGGTAGAAAAACAAATTATTGATTTTTCGGCTCCTTATGTTGCTCATAATTGTGCACAATATTTTAATAACCCCGAGTTATTATCAAGTGTGCTTTTTGGTTATGCTAAAGGAGCGTTTACTGGTGCTGATACAAACAAAGAAGGGTTATTAGATGCAGCCGATGGTGGTGTTTTATTTTTAGATGAGGTCCATCGGTTATCAGAGGAAGGACAAGAAAAGTTATTTACTTTTATGGACACAGGGGAATATTCTCCTATTGGCAATGATAGTATAAAAAAGAAAGCCAATATTCATTTGATTTTTGCTACTACCGAAAACATTGAATCGACGTTTTTACCTACATTTTTACGCCGTTTACCGGTTGTTGTTAGTCTTCCTAATTTTTATGAACGCCCTCAACCAGAAAGACTTCAGTTAATCGATCAGTTCTTTATTCAAGAAAGCAATATTTTACAAAAAGAGCTTTCTGTATCGAGCAAAGTTATTCATTTTTTAATTGATGCCGATTTAGAAGGAAATGTTGGAAAAGTTAAAAACTTAATTAAGTTTGCTTGCGGGAATGCTTATGCAAAACAAGATGATAATCAAAAGATCAACATTAAATTATTAGATATTCCTGTAGAAAATCTATTACAACCTTACCCAACAGTTAAAATGGACAGCCAGTATAATATCAATGAACGTGTTTATTTACCGAATACAGAAATTCAACCGAATTTAGAAACATCTGAAAGAAAAAAATTAAAAACATTTTTTACTCGTTTATTAGAGGATTATAAAAAAATTGAAAGTGGGTCCTTGTCGCCCACGCAGTTTATTTCTTTTGCTACCGAAAATGTAATTTTATTAATGGATGAGTTTATCTTTTTTACTCCGGAAGATAGAGAAACTTCTTTTTTCTCATTTATCACTTATAATATACGTTCGGCTTTTCAATTTATGAATGAAAATTATGGGTTTGACCAAGACGGAAATAAGACACTCTCTATTGCTAATTATCTATATGTAAAAGAAAGCCAAGACTTTTTATTCGATAATGCTGATTGGGCTAACTTGAAGAATTCACTGCTTCAGTTTTTGGAAGAACAGATGAAAGATGAAGTTTGGTTAGCAAGGCGTTTTCTAAACTCTCTTTCTTTGCACATGGATAATGAGGTGCTAGACGAAGATATTGTTTTTATTGCTTTTTATTTGCATAGTATGAACTTAGCGTTGACTAATAGTAACAATATTAAAGCTATAGTTTTAGCTCATGGCTATTCAACGGCAAGTAGTATGGCAAATGTAGCAAATCGAATGTTACAAAAAAATATATTCCAAGCTTACGATATGCCTCTTGGAATTACAGTAAATGAAGTGGAAAAGAAGGTACTACAGTACATTGAGAATTACCAGGTTGAAAGAGGGCTTATTGTATTAATTGACATGGGATCATTAAATATTATTACAGAAAAACTTATGACAAAGATTCAAAGTCCCTTACTTGTGATTGATTCTTTTAATACTCCTTTGTTATTAGAAGTTGGGAATCTCATTAATAATAGTCAAACTATTTTTGAAATTTCAGAACAAATTAATGATTTTCTGCCAATAAGAAAACAATTGGCAACGCCAAAAACAGATAAGAAAAAAGCGGTTATTACTTGTTGCTACACGGGGATGGGAAGCGCAGTACAAATTAAAGAGATATTACAAAAAAGTTTAGGAGAAACCGAGGAAACCGTTACTGTTTTACCTTATGATTATCAAAAATTAAAAGAAAATAAACGACGTGAATTACCTTTTCAAATGTATAATGTGCTAGCAATTGTTGGTACAGAAAACCCTGAAATTGATAATGTGCCCTACTTTGGTTTGGATAAGTTGGTAAATGGGGAGTTAATCGATGACTTTGTACAAATTATGGTACAAAAGTTTGCTATAGATGGAGAAGCTTTGAAGCAAGAACTCATTTTCAATTTTTCTTTAAAAAAGATGGTTGAAAATTTGACAATTTTAGATGCAGATCGTGTATTAAACTTGGTTAGTGCAAGCATTGGGGAGATGCAACGAGTATTAGAAATAACATTTGATGCTAATAAAAAATACCTTCTTTTCCTTCATATTAGTTGTATGATTGAACGTATTTTACGTAAAGAAGAAGTAGATAAGCAAGAAGATATTCAGTCCTATATTAAAAGTAATCGACTAGCAATGGAAAAGATTCACCGTTGCTTACAAAATATTGAGGAAAAATATACAATCAAAATATCTGATTTAGAATTGCGTCTGATAAATGACATCATATTTAATTAA
- a CDS encoding SIS domain-containing protein produces MNPKAIIKEILEKNDIAHVVFVGCGASKADLYPAKYFLDQNAQKLSVSHYTSNEFNYATPALVNENTIVITASLGGTTPETVEANAVAKAKGAHVVSLTRSEGSPLTKDADYVIIHGFAENYAAKLEKTGYALQLAVELLNQTEGYAHYEDMQDGFDKIYELSQQSALSARKEAKLFAEQFKDEDVIYVMSSGATHEVAYSTSVCLMMEMQWINSGTFHAGEYFHGPFEITDKDVPFILLMNDGTTRPIDARALTFLERFDAKTAVVDGLDYGLSSIIEKSVIDYFNPFVITAVFRVYAEELAKARQHPLTKRRYMWKLEY; encoded by the coding sequence ATGAATCCAAAAGCTATTATCAAAGAAATTTTAGAAAAAAATGACATTGCGCATGTGGTATTTGTAGGGTGCGGGGCTTCAAAAGCAGACCTTTATCCAGCAAAATACTTCTTAGACCAAAATGCGCAAAAACTAAGTGTTAGCCATTATACTTCAAATGAGTTTAATTACGCGACACCAGCTTTAGTAAATGAAAACACTATTGTAATTACAGCTTCTTTAGGAGGAACAACTCCAGAAACAGTAGAAGCAAATGCTGTTGCTAAAGCAAAGGGAGCTCACGTTGTTAGTCTAACTCGAAGTGAGGGCTCTCCTCTTACTAAAGATGCTGATTATGTTATTATTCATGGGTTTGCTGAAAATTATGCGGCAAAATTGGAAAAGACAGGTTATGCTTTACAATTAGCTGTTGAGTTGTTAAATCAAACAGAAGGTTATGCGCATTATGAAGATATGCAAGATGGATTTGATAAGATTTATGAACTTTCTCAACAATCAGCGTTAAGCGCTAGAAAAGAAGCTAAACTTTTTGCTGAACAATTTAAAGATGAGGATGTCATTTATGTGATGAGCAGTGGAGCAACCCATGAAGTTGCTTATTCTACTTCCGTTTGTTTAATGATGGAAATGCAATGGATCAATTCGGGCACCTTCCATGCTGGAGAGTATTTCCACGGGCCATTTGAAATTACAGATAAGGATGTTCCATTCATTCTGTTAATGAATGATGGAACAACAAGACCAATTGATGCAAGAGCTTTAACATTTTTAGAAAGATTTGATGCTAAGACGGCTGTTGTTGATGGACTTGATTACGGATTATCATCTATTATTGAAAAGTCAGTGATTGATTACTTTAATCCATTTGTGATTACCGCTGTCTTTAGAGTATATGCTGAAGAATTAGCAAAAGCTAGACAGCATCCATTGACAAAACGTCGCTATATGTGGAAACTAGAATACTAA